The Megalopta genalis isolate 19385.01 unplaced genomic scaffold, iyMegGena1_principal scaffold0021, whole genome shotgun sequence genome includes a region encoding these proteins:
- the LOC143260825 gene encoding uncharacterized protein LOC143260825 — protein MLKLTKIKLELFTDVDMLLFVERGIRGGLSQCSHRYARANNKYMSTYDSAEPSSYLMYFDVNNLYGWAMSQPLPHRGFQWVDDTSNFNIDSVPIDSPVGYILEVDLEYPQEIHDAHADLPFCPIHEVGALQKKLLTTLSHKNRYVLHYRYLQQCLRYNLKLKKIHRILKFEQSCWLRRYIDLNTRLRANANNDFSKNLFKLMNNAVFGKTMENVRNHVNVKLLSRWSGRYGAGRLIARPNFHSCTVFSEDFVAVQMNQLSIKFYKPIYIGMSVLDISKLHLYDFHYGYMLPNFQERCRILYTDTDSLIYQIICDDAYEMIKRDIHRYDTSNYDRNNVYGVPIANNKVLGLMKDENGGKIMTEFVGLRSKMYAIRVQDKDDVKKIKGIKTNVTIKNITFDDYLACLHDHLEKSVCVKLMMSIQHQVYSISMIRSFQQSQPQSQQKQLQIPRNARILGRRYSIAGNYFKFLEICVRVDEN, from the exons atgctaaaattgacgaagatcaagttggaattgttcaccgacgttgacatgcttttgttcgtggagcggggaatacgaggtgggttgagtcaatgttcgcatcgttacgcgcgcgcgaataacaagtatatgtcgacgtacgattcggccgaaccgtccagctatctgatgtatttcgatgttaataatttgtatggctgggccatgtcgcagcctttgccgcacaggggtttccaatgggttgacgatacgagtaatttcaacatcgattccgtgccgatcgacagtcccgtcgggtacattttagaggtcgacttagagtatcctcaggaaattcatgatgctcacgcggatcttccattttgcccgattcacgaggttggggcgttgcaaaagaaactgttgacaacgcttagccataagaatcgttacgttctccattatcgatacctccagcaatgtttgaggtataatttaaaattaaagaaaattcatcggatactgaagtttgaacaatcatgttggttacgccgttacatagatttaaatacgaggttgcgcgccaacgcaaacaatgacttctcgaagaatctgttcaaactgatgaacaatgcaGTGTTTGGAAAAACGATGGAAAACGTTCGAAATCATGTAAACGTAAAGTTGCTCTCGCGATGGAGCGGTCGATACGGTGCTGGGCGTTTAATAGCTCGACCAAATTTCCATAGCTGTACTGTATTCTCCGAGGATTTTGTCGCAGTTCAAATGAACCagctttctattaaattttataaacctatttacataggcatgtcagtgttggacatatctaaattacatttgtatgattttcattatggctacatgcttccaaattttcaagaaagatgcaggattttgtacacggatacggacagtttaatttatcagattatttgcgacgacgcgtacgagatgataaaacgtgacattcaccgatacgatacttccaattatgacagaaataaCGTGTACGGCGTTCCGATCGCGAATAATAAAGTATTAGGATTAATGAAGGACGAGAACGGAGGTAAAATCATGACAGAGTTTGTGGGTCTTCGCTCGAAAATGTATGCTATTCGGGTACAAGACAAAGACgatgtaaaaaagattaaaggaattaagactaacgtgacgattaaaaatataactttcgacgactatttagcatgccttcacgatcatttagaaaaatcagtttgcgttaaattgatgatgtctatacaacatcaagt ATACTCCATTTCGATGATACGGTCGTTTCAACAGTCGCAACCCCAGTCGCAGCAGAAGCAGTTGCAGATACCGCGCAACGCACGAATCTTGGGTAGAAGATACTCCATAGCCggcaattatttcaagttccttgaaaTTTGTGTACGCGTGGATGAAAATTAG